TGGAACGCAAGATATCTCGCCGGCGTCGCCCCTCGGTTGAAGTGCTGGTGGAACCATCGGTTCGGCGGCACGAAGACGCTCGCCTCCTGCCACGGGATCACGACTTTCTCCCGGCCCTCCGGCCACATGATCGAGTAGCCCTCGCCGGCGGGGATCACAATGACGACTCCGGGACCGTGGCGATGCGCCTTCTTGTAGGTCTGCGACGGGAACACGGACATGTGACCGCACATGGCCGAGTTGGGGAAGCGCAGGTGGACCACGTGACTTCCGGCGCCTCTGCCGGTTTGCGCCTGCAGGTTTTCCCACGTGCTCATGTTGGGGAAAAAGTTGCCGTACCAGAAATTACGGTGCGAGCGTTTTTTGCTGTCCGGCAAATCCGGGGAGCTTTCGGTGGGCCTGAAAGTTTTCGCCTGCGAGTATAATTGGGCCGCTTGGCCGTTCGAGAGATCCGCGCTGCGATAGGGGTTGTTGAAGAAGAATTCCGGCTCCGGAATCGTCGTCATCGCCAGCGGCAGATAATTGTAATGCAACATGCGCGCGGGCCGGTCGCCTTGCATGTTGCTGAGCTGATGCGTGGCGTTGCGGGGCAGCAAAAACATGCTGTGCTTCTGCCACTCGAAGCTCTTCTTGGGGCCGCCCTCTTCGCCCCAGACGGTTGTCAGCCCGCGGCCCTCGAC
The nucleotide sequence above comes from Candidatus Binatia bacterium. Encoded proteins:
- a CDS encoding cupin domain-containing protein, which encodes MAAKEPEFWSMVSAYDRWIESQGIPIHRGYYVPDMRTLDLGWWKARECYGAFLVLAGQEEVSEARVTEIPPGKTLPPLKFAMDEIVYVVEGRGLTTVWGEEGGPKKSFEWQKHSMFLLPRNATHQLSNMQGDRPARMLHYNYLPLAMTTIPEPEFFFNNPYRSADLSNGQAAQLYSQAKTFRPTESSPDLPDSKKRSHRNFWYGNFFPNMSTWENLQAQTGRGAGSHVVHLRFPNSAMCGHMSVFPSQTYKKAHRHGPGVVIVIPAGEGYSIMWPEGREKVVIPWQEASVFVPPNRWFHQHFNRGATPARYLAFHSPRGLVGYGERVEDIARDQIEYVDEEPSIRQKFAAELAKNGLQPLMPEAAYKDRSFEWNYTQG